A single window of Solanum dulcamara chromosome 5, daSolDulc1.2, whole genome shotgun sequence DNA harbors:
- the LOC129888413 gene encoding probable phospholipid hydroperoxide glutathione peroxidase, translating to MMSSMVLSSPLSGLSHSKLITNSKNSSSPSKSLCIYFSNKNISLEFSSKSSFMHGDFTFPSPNLSTFVSKSQSSNIITAQTSPLGEHVIYDFQAKEKRRGLSLSCFREKVVLIVNVPEQGSVWTESQYDLLHHLYDKYKSQGFEIAAFLYNKKETDKAGHRYAQKAPPRGQLQISAARFRLFDKVKVNGPRAHPLFVHLRSKFGMGKAITTEFHKFLVDRNGVPYKSFGLDTPGHVIEEEVKLLLLEDAD from the exons aTGATGAGCTCTATGGTTCTTTCATCACCTTTGAGTGGTCTATCACATTCCAAATTAATAACAAACTCCAAGAACTCTTCTTCACCCTCTAAGtctttatgtatttatttttcaaacaaaaatatCTCTCTTGAATTCAGCTCCAAATCTTCATTTATGCATGGTGATTTCACTTTTCCTTCACCAAATCTCTCAACATTTGTATCAAAATCTCAATCTTCTAACATTATCACTGCCCAAACTTCTCCACTTGGAGAACATGTTATCTATGATTTCCAAGCTAAG GAAAAGAGAAGAGGTCTCTCACTCAGTTGCTTTAGAGAGAAAGTTGTTCTGATTGTCAATGTTCCTGAGCAAGG TTCCGTGTGGACAGAGTCGCAGTACGACTTACTTCATCATCTATATGACAAGTATAAATCTCAAG GGTTTGAGATAGCTGCATTTCTCTACAATAAGAAAGAAACAGACAAGGCAGGACATAGATATGCACAAAAAGCACCACCAAGGGGGCAACTACAGATTAGTGCTGCTAGGTTTCGATTATTCGATAAG GTAAAAGTTAATGGTCCAAGGGCACATCCACTTTTTGTACATCTAAGGTCAAAATTTGGTATGGGAAAAGCTATCACTACTGAATTCCACAAGTTTTTGGTAGATAGAAATGGAGTACCTTACAAAAGCTTCGGATTGGACACCCCAGGTCATGTAATCgag GAAGAGGTTAAGCTTTTACTCTTGGAGGATGCAGATTGA
- the LOC129888412 gene encoding tyramine N-feruloyltransferase 4/11-like has protein sequence MAPAPQLPTLSETITTEIPSSENNNNVTITGKIYTRVRLATKSDLSHIYQLFYQIHAYHNFTHLYKATESSLGNLLFKENPLPLFYGPSVLLLEVSPTPFTEPKNNTDEGFKPVLTTFDLKFPVVEEQVEEFRSKYDDGNHKSDAYIAGYAFFYANYSCFNDKPGFYFESLYFRESYRKLGMGKLLFGTVSSIAANNGFVSVDGIVAVWNKKSYDFYINMGVEIFDEFRYGKLHGENLQKYADNKEKIDEESC, from the coding sequence ATGGCTCCTGCTCCTCAACTACCAACTCTATCTGAAACAATAACCACAGAAATCCCATCATCGGAAAATAACAACAACGTTACGATCACCGGAAAGATATACACACGAGTTCGTCTCGCTACAAAATCTGATCTGTCCCATATATACCAATTGTTTTATCAAATTCATGCATACCATAACTTTACTCATTTATACAAAGCTACTGAGTCCTCTTTAGGTAACTTGCTTTTTAAGGAAAATCCTCTTCCCCTTTTCTACGGGCCATCTGTACTATTACTCGAAGTCTCCCCTACCCCTTTTACCGAACCCAAAAATAACACGGACGAAGGGTTCAAGCCTGTCCTTACAACGTTCGACCTTAAATTCCCCGTTGTGGAAGAACAAGTTGAGGAGTTCAGGTCCAAATATGATGATGGTAACCATAAGAGTGATGCTTACATCGCGGGATATGCTTTCTTTTACGCGAATTATTCATGCTTCAATGACAAGCCCGGATTCTATTTCGAGAGCCTTTACTTCAGAGAGAGTTATAGAAAGTTAGGAATGGGGAAATTGTTGTTTGGAACAGTTTCCTCCATTGCTGCAAACAATGGATTCGTATCGGTGGATGGAATAGTCGCAGTTTGGAATAAGAAGTCATATGATTTTTACATAAATATGGGAGTTGAAATTTTTGATGAGTTTAGGTATGGAAAGTTGCATGGTGAAAATCTCCAAAAGTATGCTGATAACAAGGAGAAAATTGACGAAGAGAGCTGTTAG